One segment of candidate division KSB1 bacterium DNA contains the following:
- a CDS encoding tandem-95 repeat protein, with protein MRLVKMLRQSTHLNRLMQAVLLTAALTLLSPAASAEAQECASIPIVAGYRDHNYGSSPYSEITASKPQSKLWWHDGFWWGCLWSPAAAQYRIHRFDRDRQCWHDTGPAIDNRSKSLADALWDGHYLYIASHLVSSSGPARLYRYSYDSASRSYTLNSGFPVDITTENTEALTIAKDSSGQLWVAWTAGNQVKLNRSLGDDYTWGSSFVLPVQGNNLSSDDICALVAFGGNKIGVMWSNQNDRKTYFATHLDSKADTDWEPREEALADASLGAVADDHINLKVMPDEGGNVYAATKTSLTGSSSPLIFLLKRDVNANWSRYTFGTKGDNHTRPLLLIEEEHRELYIFAMSFKTSPRRIYMKKSSLDHIAFAGGLGTEFIHSASDSYVNNPTSTKQNLNSTTGLLVLASDKDTQNYLHNYIDLGGGVPGNQPPLANDDAATTPEDQAVAIEVLGNDSDADGSLNPASVTVATTPGHGTTAIDSATGTITYSPHADYFGPDSFTYTVKDNDGATSNRATVSVTVDSRNDAPLANADAATTSENTAVTIAVLANDSDVDGTLQAASVTIVQQPDFGTITAIDPAHGAITYTPANAYQGTDEFRYTVQDDQGAVSNAATVTVTVGGTGGGTVTFYASDDAHVKSSSPTKNYGAETTLRLRSSDPTYNTYFKFDLNGLTGAVQSARLRLYVVDGGPDGGALYAVSNLYKNSPTAWTESGLTWNNAPTISGAPLAQSGAVSGGTWVEYDVSAALSGSGVYSFAMTTSSTNSVYHSARQGEHPPELVVTTAGSAGGAPGNQAPVANDDAAVTPEDQAVTIAVIGNDSDRDGALDPGSVAIVVAPGHGTAEVLAGSGEIRYTPAENYFGEDHFTYTVRDDQGAVSNAAQVVVTITAVNDAPQAGDDSETTAMDTAVEIAVLSNDSDVDGGLNPASVAIVTSPGNGSIVTIDPATGAITYAPDAGFSGTDEFTYAVQDIEGATSNTATVAVTVGSAPPATLTFEPSDDALVKSASPTKNYGSDSTLRLRAGDPQYHSFLKFTVTGVSGMIQSARLRLYVTDGSTDGGSVYLVSNFYLNSSTPWQESGITWNNAPAIDGSPLATNASAAGNTWLEYEVSSAVTGNGTYSFGLKITSTNSLYLSAKEGANPPQLVITTAAALPLGAMAAAGGVEGLHLAHANGPPAEFYLAPVHPNPFHLATVIAYGLAQAAPVRLTIYNLFGQEVITLAEGVQPAGRQRVLWNGKNRHGNTVSSGIYLIRLTAGPHHFLRRVTLLK; from the coding sequence ATGCGTTTGGTGAAAATGCTTCGGCAATCCACCCATTTGAACCGCCTGATGCAGGCCGTGCTGCTGACGGCAGCGCTCACGCTGCTGTCGCCCGCAGCCTCCGCCGAAGCGCAGGAGTGCGCCTCGATCCCGATCGTTGCCGGCTATCGCGATCACAACTATGGCAGCTCGCCCTACAGCGAAATCACCGCTTCCAAACCGCAAAGCAAATTGTGGTGGCATGACGGCTTTTGGTGGGGATGTTTGTGGAGCCCCGCCGCGGCGCAGTATCGCATCCATCGGTTCGACCGCGACCGGCAATGCTGGCACGACACCGGGCCGGCTATCGACAATCGCAGCAAAAGTCTGGCAGATGCCTTGTGGGACGGGCACTACCTGTACATTGCCTCCCATCTGGTTTCGAGCAGCGGGCCGGCGCGCCTTTATCGCTATTCCTATGATTCCGCCAGCCGGAGTTACACGCTGAACAGCGGCTTCCCGGTCGACATCACCACGGAAAACACCGAGGCGCTCACCATCGCCAAGGATTCCAGCGGCCAGCTTTGGGTGGCCTGGACCGCGGGCAACCAGGTCAAGCTCAACCGCTCCCTGGGTGACGATTACACCTGGGGCAGCTCCTTCGTGCTGCCGGTGCAGGGCAACAATTTGAGTTCGGATGACATTTGCGCACTCGTTGCCTTCGGCGGCAACAAAATCGGCGTCATGTGGAGCAATCAAAACGACCGCAAAACCTACTTTGCGACCCATCTCGACAGCAAGGCCGACACAGACTGGGAGCCGCGCGAGGAGGCGCTCGCCGATGCCAGCCTGGGCGCAGTCGCCGATGACCACATCAATCTCAAAGTGATGCCGGATGAGGGCGGCAATGTCTACGCCGCGACCAAAACCAGTTTGACCGGTTCCAGCTCGCCGCTCATCTTTTTGCTGAAGCGCGATGTAAACGCCAACTGGTCACGCTACACTTTCGGCACCAAAGGCGATAACCACACCCGGCCGCTGTTGCTGATCGAGGAGGAACACCGCGAGCTTTACATTTTTGCGATGAGTTTCAAGACCTCTCCGCGCCGCATCTACATGAAAAAAAGCAGCCTCGATCACATCGCCTTTGCCGGCGGCCTGGGTACGGAATTCATTCACAGCGCCTCGGACTCTTATGTCAACAATCCCACCTCCACCAAGCAAAACCTGAACAGCACCACCGGGCTGCTGGTGCTGGCGAGCGACAAGGACACGCAAAACTATCTGCACAACTACATCGATCTGGGTGGCGGTGTTCCCGGCAACCAACCGCCGCTGGCGAATGATGATGCCGCAACCACGCCCGAAGATCAAGCCGTTGCCATCGAGGTGCTCGGCAATGACTCCGATGCCGACGGCAGCCTCAATCCCGCCAGCGTGACGGTCGCCACCACGCCGGGCCACGGCACGACTGCGATCGACTCCGCCACCGGCACGATCACCTACTCACCGCACGCCGATTACTTCGGCCCCGATTCCTTCACCTACACGGTGAAAGACAATGACGGCGCCACTTCCAACCGCGCGACGGTGAGCGTGACCGTGGACAGCCGCAACGATGCCCCGCTGGCGAACGCGGACGCGGCCACGACTTCCGAAAACACCGCGGTGACCATCGCCGTTTTGGCCAACGACTCGGATGTCGACGGCACCCTGCAAGCCGCGAGTGTGACGATCGTGCAACAGCCCGACTTCGGCACGATCACCGCCATTGATCCGGCGCACGGTGCCATCACCTACACCCCTGCCAATGCTTATCAGGGCACGGACGAGTTCCGCTACACCGTGCAGGATGATCAGGGCGCCGTCTCCAATGCGGCGACCGTTACCGTCACGGTGGGCGGCACCGGCGGCGGGACGGTCACGTTTTACGCCAGCGACGATGCCCATGTGAAATCATCAAGCCCCACGAAAAACTACGGCGCGGAAACCACTTTGCGGTTGCGCAGCAGCGATCCGACTTACAACACCTATTTCAAATTCGACCTCAACGGGCTGACCGGAGCCGTGCAGAGCGCCAGGCTGCGGCTGTATGTCGTTGACGGCGGCCCCGATGGCGGGGCACTTTATGCCGTTTCGAATCTTTACAAAAACAGCCCCACCGCCTGGACCGAATCCGGCCTGACCTGGAACAATGCGCCAACCATCAGCGGCGCGCCGCTGGCGCAAAGCGGCGCGGTGAGTGGCGGCACCTGGGTGGAATATGACGTCAGTGCCGCCCTCAGCGGCAGCGGGGTGTACAGTTTTGCCATGACCACAAGCTCCACCAACAGCGTCTATCACAGCGCGCGCCAGGGCGAGCATCCACCCGAGCTGGTGGTCACGACTGCGGGCAGCGCTGGCGGCGCACCCGGCAACCAGGCGCCGGTGGCCAACGACGATGCGGCGGTGACGCCGGAAGATCAGGCGGTGACCATCGCGGTGATCGGCAACGACAGTGACCGTGATGGTGCCCTCGATCCCGGCAGCGTTGCCATTGTCGTCGCGCCGGGTCATGGCACGGCGGAAGTGCTTGCCGGCAGCGGGGAAATCCGCTACACGCCGGCAGAAAACTACTTTGGCGAAGATCATTTCACCTACACCGTGCGGGATGATCAGGGCGCGGTTTCCAACGCCGCGCAAGTTGTCGTCACCATCACCGCGGTGAATGATGCGCCGCAAGCCGGCGACGACAGTGAAACCACGGCAATGGACACGGCCGTCGAGATCGCGGTGCTGTCCAATGACAGTGATGTGGACGGCGGACTGAATCCCGCCAGCGTGGCAATTGTGACTTCACCCGGCAACGGCAGCATTGTCACGATCGACCCCGCCACCGGCGCGATCACTTATGCCCCGGACGCCGGCTTCAGCGGCACGGATGAATTCACCTATGCCGTGCAGGACATCGAGGGTGCCACTTCCAACACTGCGACTGTGGCGGTCACTGTGGGCAGCGCCCCGCCCGCCACCCTGACCTTCGAACCGAGCGATGACGCGCTGGTGAAGTCTGCGAGCCCGACAAAAAATTACGGCAGCGACAGCACGCTGCGTCTGCGCGCGGGGGATCCGCAATACCACAGCTTTCTCAAATTCACGGTCACCGGTGTCAGCGGCATGATTCAATCGGCCAGGCTGCGCCTCTATGTCACCGATGGCAGCACTGACGGCGGAAGTGTTTATCTGGTGTCGAATTTTTATCTCAACAGCAGCACGCCGTGGCAGGAGAGCGGGATCACCTGGAACAATGCGCCGGCCATCGATGGCTCGCCGCTCGCCACCAACGCCAGTGCCGCCGGCAACACCTGGCTGGAATACGAGGTCAGCAGTGCCGTCACCGGCAACGGCACCTACAGTTTCGGTTTGAAGATCACTTCGACCAACAGCCTTTACCTCAGCGCGAAGGAAGGGGCGAATCCGCCGCAATTGGTGATCACCACCGCTGCGGCTCTGCCTCTGGGTGCGATGGCGGCGGCCGGTGGGGTGGAGGGCCTGCACCTGGCGCATGCAAACGGGCCGCCGGCGGAATTTTATCTCGCGCCGGTCCATCCCAATCCCTTCCATCTCGCAACGGTGATTGCATATGGTTTGGCGCAGGCCGCGCCGGTGCGCCTGACGATTTACAATTTGTTTGGGCAGGAGGTGATCACGCTGGCAGAAGGCGTGCAGCCGGCGGGTCGCCAGCGCGTGCTGTGGAACGGCAAAAATCGGCACGGCAATACGGTCAGCTCCGGAATCTATTTAATTCGCCTGACCGCGGGGCCGCATCACTTCCTGCGTCGTGTGACGCTGCTCAAATAG
- a CDS encoding phytase → MKLTRRGAAPNGVLYAWNIDGSLQQRLPLPRPNNVDGRRGVLLGGQLVDLAVVTMRAAHELRVFAISPETRMLTEVTSARSLEVFKSPDGLALYPRHRDHALFAIVSSKHDSSHSQLRRLLLEDDGTGEPWLPAGSQVTWWHGRDDRRRLLASGI, encoded by the coding sequence ATGAAACTGACGAGGAGGGGCGCGGCGCCGAATGGCGTCCTGTATGCGTGGAACATCGACGGCAGCTTGCAGCAGCGCCTCCCCCTGCCCCGCCCCAACAATGTCGACGGGCGCCGCGGGGTGCTGCTGGGTGGACAACTGGTCGACCTCGCGGTGGTCACCATGCGTGCTGCTCATGAGCTGCGCGTCTTCGCCATCTCCCCGGAAACGCGGATGCTGACCGAGGTCACCTCGGCGCGCAGCCTCGAGGTTTTCAAATCACCCGACGGCCTGGCGCTTTACCCGCGCCACCGGGATCACGCCTTGTTTGCCATTGTCAGCAGCAAGCACGATTCCAGCCACTCCCAGTTGCGGCGGCTCCTGCTGGAAGACGACGGCACCGGCGAACCCTGGCTGCCGGCCGGCAGCCAGGTCACCTGGTGGCATGGCAGGGATGACCGCCGCCGGTTGCTTGCCAGCGGCATATAG
- a CDS encoding carboxylate--amine ligase: MSAATTPLPHAIVIGLDCITGLQTARILARHHVPVIALAKEPAHYCCRTRVCERILAVNTATEELVQALETLGPRLPHPAVLFPCTDMSVLLLSRHRQQLDAWYRLALPPAETVEMLMDKQRFYTHAQQAGLPIPATFFLHNRAEAVAAAEQLRYPCILKPPLKTPRWERNTRAKVYKAANVAELLALYERCSPWAEVLMAQEWIAGSDAQLYSCNCYFNAQSEPLVTFVARKLRQWPPETGTSCLGEECRNDEVLQVTLQLFRSVNYHGLGYVEMKQEARTGRHYLIEPNIGRPTGRSAIAEAGGVELLYTAYCDMLGRPLPAQRTQTYRGVKWIYLRRDVQSAFHYWRRGELTLRDWWRSVRGPKGYAVFSWRDPLPFLSDLFRVFRLFPQRAHAAKQAVTAAPAPPPQPGPVGRIN; encoded by the coding sequence ATGTCCGCTGCCACAACACCTCTGCCGCACGCGATCGTGATCGGTCTGGATTGCATCACGGGTCTGCAGACCGCCCGCATTCTCGCCCGGCATCATGTGCCGGTCATCGCCCTGGCGAAGGAGCCCGCTCACTATTGCTGCCGCACGCGTGTGTGTGAACGGATTCTTGCGGTCAACACCGCCACCGAGGAACTGGTGCAGGCGCTGGAAACACTCGGGCCGCGGCTGCCGCACCCGGCCGTGCTTTTCCCCTGCACCGATATGAGCGTGCTGCTGCTCTCGCGCCACCGGCAGCAGCTGGATGCCTGGTATCGCTTGGCACTGCCCCCCGCGGAAACCGTGGAAATGCTGATGGACAAGCAGCGTTTCTACACGCACGCGCAGCAGGCGGGCCTGCCCATTCCCGCCACTTTCTTTCTGCACAACCGGGCGGAGGCCGTGGCGGCAGCGGAGCAATTGCGCTATCCCTGCATTCTCAAACCGCCGCTGAAAACGCCACGGTGGGAGAGGAACACCAGGGCGAAAGTCTACAAGGCGGCGAATGTGGCGGAATTGCTCGCCCTCTATGAACGCTGCTCGCCCTGGGCGGAAGTGCTGATGGCGCAGGAATGGATTGCCGGCAGCGATGCGCAGCTCTACTCCTGCAATTGCTATTTCAACGCGCAGAGCGAGCCGCTGGTGACCTTCGTGGCGCGCAAACTGCGCCAGTGGCCGCCGGAAACCGGCACCAGTTGCCTGGGCGAGGAATGCCGCAATGACGAAGTGTTGCAGGTGACCCTGCAGTTGTTCCGCAGCGTGAACTATCACGGCCTGGGTTATGTCGAGATGAAGCAGGAGGCCCGCACCGGCAGGCATTATCTCATCGAGCCAAACATCGGCCGGCCCACCGGCCGCTCGGCGATTGCCGAGGCCGGCGGCGTGGAGCTGCTCTACACGGCGTACTGCGATATGCTCGGCCGGCCGCTGCCGGCACAGCGCACACAAACTTATCGCGGCGTGAAATGGATCTACCTGCGCCGCGATGTGCAGTCCGCCTTTCATTACTGGCGGCGGGGCGAGCTGACGCTCAGAGACTGGTGGCGCTCGGTGCGCGGCCCGAAGGGCTATGCCGTGTTTTCCTGGCGCGATCCCTTGCCCTTCCTGAGCGACCTGTTCCGTGTCTTTCGTCTGTTTCCGCAGCGCGCGCATGCCGCCAAACAGGCCGTGACGGCAGCACCCGCGCCACCTCCGCAACCGGGGCCTGTGGGGCGTATCAACTGA
- a CDS encoding phytase — translation MALLILAGFAAGKLWRESTIIKVAPVCETTPVPSRGDAADDPAIWINRENPALSTIIATDKDLGIGVYDLSGKELQFRRDGEINNVDLRHGFPLAGRMVDLVTGSNQSGNTLAIYQVNPATRELEEVAAEPVTTCPPYGSCMYRSALTGKFYYFVNSRKGEVEQWELFDNGAGRVAARRVRHFKVGARPEGCVADDELGYFYLAVEKKGIWKFGAEPEAGDDYTVVDRTGWFGHLVPDVEGLALYRTSNSTGYLVASSQGESKYVIYRREGDNEFVAKFQIIAGNGIDAVTHTDGLEVVNFDFGPAFPEGLLVAQDDKNDKGRQNFKLVSWQAIAEDL, via the coding sequence GTGGCTCTGCTGATACTCGCCGGCTTTGCGGCGGGCAAATTATGGCGGGAGAGCACGATCATCAAAGTTGCCCCGGTCTGCGAGACCACACCGGTGCCCTCGCGCGGTGACGCGGCGGATGATCCCGCAATTTGGATCAACCGCGAAAATCCGGCCTTGAGCACGATCATCGCGACGGACAAGGACCTGGGGATCGGTGTGTATGATCTCTCCGGCAAAGAGCTGCAATTCCGGCGGGACGGTGAGATCAACAACGTCGACCTGCGCCACGGCTTTCCGCTTGCCGGACGGATGGTGGATTTGGTGACGGGCAGCAACCAGAGCGGCAATACCCTCGCCATCTATCAAGTCAATCCCGCCACCCGCGAGCTGGAGGAAGTGGCGGCCGAACCGGTGACCACCTGCCCGCCCTATGGCTCCTGCATGTATCGCAGCGCGCTCACCGGCAAGTTTTACTACTTCGTCAACTCACGCAAGGGCGAGGTGGAACAATGGGAGTTGTTCGACAACGGCGCCGGCCGGGTGGCGGCGCGGCGGGTGCGCCATTTCAAAGTCGGCGCACGGCCCGAGGGCTGCGTGGCCGACGATGAACTGGGCTATTTTTATCTCGCGGTCGAGAAGAAAGGCATCTGGAAATTCGGCGCGGAACCCGAAGCTGGTGACGATTACACCGTGGTGGACCGCACCGGCTGGTTCGGCCATCTCGTGCCCGACGTCGAAGGCCTGGCGCTCTACCGCACCTCGAACAGCACCGGTTATCTCGTGGCCTCCAGCCAGGGTGAGAGCAAATATGTGATCTATCGCCGCGAAGGCGACAACGAATTCGTGGCCAAATTCCAGATCATCGCGGGCAATGGCATCGATGCAGTCACCCACACCGACGGCCTGGAGGTGGTGAATTTCGATTTCGGCCCCGCGTTTCCCGAGGGTCTGCTGGTGGCACAGGATGACAAAAACGACAAGGGCCGCCAAAATTTCAAACTGGTGTCGTGGCAGGCCATTGCCGAAGATCTCTGA
- a CDS encoding isocitrate lyase/phosphoenolpyruvate mutase family protein has protein sequence MNRAAKKRRALRAGLQASQPVVAVGAHDAMSAQLIEQYGFDAIWVSGFGVSTMTYALPDLNLVTMTEALEAAVRMDAATNLPVVADCDNGFGGLTNVVRTLREYERAGIAGICVEDNVFPKRNSLFAGEAKRELIPTAEQARRIRAAKQAQDSRDFVFIARVEALIAGHGVAAACERADAYAEAGADAILIHSKDKTLREIECFLQSWKGLGRIPLVAVPTLYPTFTIEQLHAKGFQMIILANQAMRAAVKAMEDTLRTLKEKRYAAAVDDHIAPVNHIFALVRTQETIALEEQ, from the coding sequence ATGAACCGAGCTGCCAAAAAACGCCGGGCGTTGCGTGCGGGATTGCAGGCCTCCCAACCCGTGGTCGCCGTGGGCGCGCACGATGCCATGAGTGCACAATTGATCGAACAATACGGCTTTGACGCCATCTGGGTCAGCGGCTTTGGTGTCTCCACCATGACCTACGCCCTGCCGGATTTGAATCTGGTGACGATGACCGAGGCGCTGGAGGCGGCGGTGCGCATGGATGCCGCCACCAATCTGCCGGTGGTGGCCGATTGCGACAACGGCTTCGGCGGTCTGACCAACGTGGTGCGCACGCTGAGGGAATACGAACGCGCCGGCATCGCCGGCATCTGTGTCGAGGACAATGTCTTCCCCAAGCGCAACAGCCTGTTCGCCGGCGAGGCGAAACGCGAGTTGATTCCGACGGCCGAACAGGCACGTCGCATTCGGGCCGCCAAGCAAGCGCAGGACTCGCGCGACTTTGTTTTCATCGCGCGCGTCGAAGCGCTGATTGCCGGACACGGCGTCGCGGCCGCCTGCGAGCGCGCCGACGCCTATGCCGAAGCCGGCGCAGATGCCATCCTGATTCACTCCAAAGACAAGACACTGCGCGAAATCGAGTGTTTTCTGCAGAGCTGGAAGGGCTTGGGCAGAATTCCGCTGGTGGCCGTGCCCACGCTTTATCCCACGTTCACCATCGAGCAACTGCACGCCAAGGGTTTTCAAATGATCATCCTGGCGAATCAAGCCATGCGGGCGGCGGTCAAGGCCATGGAAGACACCCTGCGCACGCTCAAGGAAAAGCGCTATGCCGCTGCGGTGGATGATCACATCGCGCCGGTCAATCACATTTTCGCGCTGGTGCGCACACAGGAGACGATCGCTCTCGAAGAGCAATAA
- a CDS encoding hydroxyacid dehydrogenase, whose protein sequence is MKILIVSSIDPEAIDQLRQRHTVACAFNPPPALLREKIRDCEVVICRSGVALDAAALSCAPRLGLIVRAGSGFDNLDLDYIRRHQIKMVRIPGPGAQAVAEMTFALLLGLARRVVEADRLWRQGRWVKNEMMGSLLTGKTLGIVGCGNIGTRVGQLGVAWGMQVLACVDPSSPRESERLREKGITLTSFAEVLRAADYLTVHVPLQASTRYLIDAAALAVMKPTAFLVNMARGGVVQEAALLAALQAKRLAGAALDVHEQEGEGKISPLASLPNVILTPHIGAMAADAQREIGRLAVQHIEAFEAEYHRR, encoded by the coding sequence ATGAAAATTTTGATCGTCAGTTCCATTGATCCTGAGGCGATAGACCAGTTGCGGCAGCGTCACACGGTCGCATGCGCTTTCAATCCTCCGCCGGCGTTGCTGCGTGAAAAAATCAGGGACTGTGAGGTGGTGATCTGCCGCAGCGGCGTCGCGCTTGACGCCGCCGCCCTGTCCTGTGCGCCGCGGCTGGGCTTGATCGTGCGCGCCGGCTCCGGCTTTGACAATCTCGATCTCGACTACATTCGCCGCCATCAGATCAAAATGGTGCGCATTCCCGGCCCGGGCGCGCAAGCCGTCGCGGAGATGACCTTTGCCCTGCTGCTTGGTCTGGCACGCCGGGTGGTCGAGGCCGATCGCCTGTGGCGCCAGGGTCGTTGGGTGAAAAATGAAATGATGGGCAGTCTGTTGACCGGCAAAACCCTGGGCATCGTCGGTTGCGGCAACATCGGCACGCGCGTGGGACAATTGGGCGTGGCCTGGGGCATGCAGGTGCTCGCTTGCGTGGATCCCTCCTCCCCCAGGGAATCCGAACGTCTGCGGGAAAAGGGCATCACGCTCACCAGTTTTGCCGAGGTGCTGCGCGCCGCAGATTATCTCACGGTGCACGTGCCGCTGCAGGCCTCCACCCGCTACCTGATCGATGCCGCCGCGCTGGCGGTCATGAAGCCCACCGCTTTTCTGGTCAACATGGCGCGCGGCGGTGTGGTGCAGGAGGCGGCCCTGCTGGCGGCCTTGCAAGCAAAACGGCTGGCCGGCGCGGCGCTCGACGTTCACGAGCAGGAGGGCGAGGGCAAAATTTCACCGCTGGCTAGCCTGCCCAATGTCATTCTCACCCCGCATATCGGCGCAATGGCCGCCGATGCGCAGCGTGAGATCGGCCGCCTGGCCGTGCAACACATCGAAGCTTTTGAAGCAGAATATCACCGCCGTTAA